The DNA window CTATTCAAAAAGTAATATCCCAAATATCGTAAAATATTAAAAATAGTAGATATTAAATTTAAAATAGCTTAAAATCAGGTCAGAGTCTGGTGGATTTGTCTTCCGGCGATTGCACTATGAAAAATTCAACTCTTCTGCTATATCTGTTTCCCTTATCATCCGTATCTGCTGCACCTGCTGGCATACTTGCACCCGCTTTATCTTCTCCCATAGGAAATAAAACCAGAGAGGCCTCATCTATATTTTTGTCCCTGAGATAGTTAAGCACCGCATTGGCTCTTTCTTCAGATAATTTTCTATTAAACTCCTCATTTCCAACGGTATCCGTATAAGCACTAATGTCCACCTGTATATTGGGGTTTTGCTTATAATAGGTTGCCAATTTATCCAGGACTTTTGCCGATTCGGGGTCGATTTCCTTGCTACCAAAGCCAAAATATATATTCTCGAATTTCACATTTTCAGCCACTTCATCATATCGTTTCAATTGCAGGTCATCGAACATCACTTTCATAGAAGGATCGTAATTGGGGTCTTCGGTGTCTATTTCCACGCGATAGTTTTTATCTGATGCCAGATTCTCAAATCGCATCAAACCCCTGGTGTTTGTTCGGATTTTCTTAACAACCTGACCTTCGTCGTTCAATAAAACCAGTGGAATTCCAATCGCAGGATCATCGGCATTTTCAACCTTCATTTTTCCCAATAATGCAAATCCCTTAAAGTCAGAATATGAAAATTCAGATCCTTTTCTTTCCATTTCAAGTTTTGCCACCGGCATGTCTTTCTTATAGACAAGGCTCAAATTATCCACTACTTCAATATCATCAACAAAATACTGCATATCAACTTTGAGTTTTGGATCCTCTGTATCAATTACTATTCTGTAATTTTTATCTGTTGGAATATTTTCAAAACGCGCAAAACCGCGGGAATCGGAACGGGTCGTTTTAAGAACATTTCCTTTTTCGTCGACCAGTTTAACATCTACATTTACGGCTACATTGCTTGCGCCTTCTCCATATTTTAGTTTGGTAAGCGCTGTATACTCTCTAAAGTCATTCACATACTCAGAAGCAACCAGTCTTATAAATTCTTTTTTTGAAGGGAAAATAAAAGTGTAGACATCGGTTTTACCCATGCCACCTTCAATTCTGTCAGAAGCGAAAAAACCTCTTTGCTCACCCAAAACCATGTAGAAATCATTTCTACTGGAGTTAAATGGCATTCCCAAATCTTTTACAAATTCGAAGTTTTCACCTTTTGCCATATACATATCCATACCACCAAAACCACTTCTTCCATCGGAGGCAAAAAATAAGGTGTTTTCTCCGGGATAATAAGATGGCGACATATCGATAAAAGGTGTGTTTACATTTGGCCCCAGATTAATGGCTTTTCCCCAGTTTTCACCTTTTCCTTGTCTTATGCTATACCAAATGTCCTGCATACCAACACCATCGGACCTCTCTGAAACAAAAAAGAGCGTATCCCCTTTTGGAGTTACAAATGGTTGTTTGTTTTCCGATTTTGGTTGATTGATATTTTCATTGAGTTTTACCCCTTCGGACCATCCGCCTCTACTTTTGGTCGAAACAAAGATTTCGCAACCCTCTTCCACATTCGCACAACTGGTGTAATAGTACTTATTGCCATCGGCTGTAAAACTACCGGGACCGTCACTTTTATAGGTATTAATCTGGCTTAGCAATTTCATTTTCTTGCTTGCCACCCATCGATTATTTCTGGTATCAAAACTCACCCGGTAATTATCTGAATAGAATATTCCATTCTCTTTATCTTTTATATCCTGCATTACCCCTTTGCGATCAGTGGTCATAATAAATGAGGAATCGTTAATTATTGTAGGGGCATATTCATCTGCACCGCTATTTGCCGGTCTGTTTAAAATCTCAAATTCATAATTTCTTTCTTTCTTTTTCATTTCCTTCATGGCTATCCTGGCTCCTTCAAATTCCAGTTTGGCTTTGTCGAGAATGATTGATTCTTTGGGATTCCCGGGGGAGAATTCATTGATGAATTCAGTAAGCACTTCCTTGGCTTTTACGTATTCACCGTTCATCTTCAATGTGACCCCATACCAATATTTAGATAAGGGAAAATCCCTATAACCACCGCGAAGTACAACATAGCTGTAAAATCTTTGGGATTGTTTGTAATCAAACAATTCATAATACAAATTCCCCAATTGGAAATTGGCATAGTGGTTATCTGGGTTTTCTTCAGATTCCTTGGCGTAATACTTTAAGGCTTCATAGGGTTCTCCTCTTTCCATGTATTTTTCTGCAAATTTTACATTGCTCGACATGTACTTTTTGTCAATGTCCAGATTTTGTGCAGAAAGTCTAAAAGAGAAAAGTACTGTAAGAAGAATTGAAGCAATTAATGATATTCGGATCTGTTTCATAACCCGAAATTAATTAATTTTTAAATTTTTGGCGTAGAGAATCTTCTTCTTCTTGCTTCTTTTACTTTGCGAAGTGTCAAAGTAATCTCATAAGCACCTGTTCCGGTAGCCAGAGTACTAAGTTGAGATGTGTTATAATCGTAGCTAAATCCAATGGTGTAATACCTGTTATCAAGCCCAATGCTCAATATTGCCGCGTCTCCGTAACGGTACCAGCCTCCGAATACAAGATCTGTTTTGGCCAGGACACCCAAGGGTGTATTAAATAATCTGTAGGTTACATAAAGACCTCCGTTTATTTGATAGTTCCTGTCCTGATACTGAATAAGAATATTTGGCGATACATCCACCTTAGAACTCATATGTACTTCAAATCCACCGTGATATTTAATCAATAACGGAAGAGAGGATTTAGTATCTTTTATAAATGATTCATTGGGTTGTATAACATTGCTAACAACTAACCCTGAATAGGAACTCATGCCGGTGAAAAGGTAAGTTTGAGTAGGATTGTAGTAAAACATAAATCCGAGATTTACATTCGGATACATGATTTGATTATCAAAACCCACTTCATTCGGATTAACCGTACCATCAAAACCTACAAAAGGATTGTATTGGCTTCCCCACTCTAAATTTGAAAAATCTACTTGTTTTTGGATCAATCCAACCTGCCCACCAAAGGATAAAACTTTTAGATTTTTTCTGTCAAGAGACTTATTATAGGCAAAAGAGCCCATTATACCGGTTGTTTTGAAATTTCCATTTCCGGCAACATCGTTAAATACAGTAGCTCCAATCCCACCTATTTTTGTTTTGTGATAACGGCCCCCTTTAAGAGGTGCAATCAGCGATA is part of the Hyphobacterium sp. CCMP332 genome and encodes:
- a CDS encoding OmpA family protein, whose product is MKQIRISLIASILLTVLFSFRLSAQNLDIDKKYMSSNVKFAEKYMERGEPYEALKYYAKESEENPDNHYANFQLGNLYYELFDYKQSQRFYSYVVLRGGYRDFPLSKYWYGVTLKMNGEYVKAKEVLTEFINEFSPGNPKESIILDKAKLEFEGARIAMKEMKKKERNYEFEILNRPANSGADEYAPTIINDSSFIMTTDRKGVMQDIKDKENGIFYSDNYRVSFDTRNNRWVASKKMKLLSQINTYKSDGPGSFTADGNKYYYTSCANVEEGCEIFVSTKSRGGWSEGVKLNENINQPKSENKQPFVTPKGDTLFFVSERSDGVGMQDIWYSIRQGKGENWGKAINLGPNVNTPFIDMSPSYYPGENTLFFASDGRSGFGGMDMYMAKGENFEFVKDLGMPFNSSRNDFYMVLGEQRGFFASDRIEGGMGKTDVYTFIFPSKKEFIRLVASEYVNDFREYTALTKLKYGEGASNVAVNVDVKLVDEKGNVLKTTRSDSRGFARFENIPTDKNYRIVIDTEDPKLKVDMQYFVDDIEVVDNLSLVYKKDMPVAKLEMERKGSEFSYSDFKGFALLGKMKVENADDPAIGIPLVLLNDEGQVVKKIRTNTRGLMRFENLASDKNYRVEIDTEDPNYDPSMKVMFDDLQLKRYDEVAENVKFENIYFGFGSKEIDPESAKVLDKLATYYKQNPNIQVDISAYTDTVGNEEFNRKLSEERANAVLNYLRDKNIDEASLVLFPMGEDKAGASMPAGAADTDDKGNRYSRRVEFFIVQSPEDKSTRL
- a CDS encoding PorP/SprF family type IX secretion system membrane protein, yielding MRKILLLIITFCVLNLVSKAQDATFSQYYASSVFLNPALVGNYESLTFNSSFRSQWQSIVEPYTTSQISLIAPLKGGRYHKTKIGGIGATVFNDVAGNGNFKTTGIMGSFAYNKSLDRKNLKVLSFGGQVGLIQKQVDFSNLEWGSQYNPFVGFDGTVNPNEVGFDNQIMYPNVNLGFMFYYNPTQTYLFTGMSSYSGLVVSNVIQPNESFIKDTKSSLPLLIKYHGGFEVHMSSKVDVSPNILIQYQDRNYQINGGLYVTYRLFNTPLGVLAKTDLVFGGWYRYGDAAILSIGLDNRYYTIGFSYDYNTSQLSTLATGTGAYEITLTLRKVKEARRRRFSTPKI